The following are encoded in a window of Mustela nigripes isolate SB6536 chromosome 3, MUSNIG.SB6536, whole genome shotgun sequence genomic DNA:
- the C1QL2 gene encoding complement C1q-like protein 2 → MALGLLIAVPLLLQAAPPGAAHYEMMGTCRMICDPYGAAPGGGPAGAKAPPPGPSTAALEVMQDLSANPPPPFIQGPKGDPGRPGKPGPRGPPGEPGPPGPRGPPGEKGDSGRPGLPGLQLTAGATGGVGVVGGGTGGGGDSEGEVTGALSAAFSGPKIAFYVGLKSPHEGYEVLKFDDVVTNLGNHYDPTTGKFSCQVRGIYFFTYHILMRGGDGTSMWADLCKNGQVRASAIAQDADQNYDYASNSVVLHLDSGDEVYVKLDGGKAHGGNNNKYSTFSGFLLYPD, encoded by the exons ATGGCGCTTGGGCTGCTCATCGCCGTGCCATTGCTGCTGCAGGCGGCGCCCCCCGGCGCGGCGCACTACGAGATGATGGGCACCTGCCGCATGATCTGCGACCCGTACGGCGCCGCACCCGGCGGGGGGCCCGCCGGCGCCAAGGCGCCGCCGCCGGGACCCAGCACTGCCGCGCTGGAAGTCATGCAGGACCTGAGCGCCAACCCTCCGCCCCCTTTCATCCAGGGACCCAAGGGCGACCCGGGGCGACCCGGCAAGCCGGGGCCACGGGGGCCCCCTGGAGAGCCGGGCCCTCCTGGACCCAGGGGTCCCCCGGGGGAGAAAGGCGATTCGGGGCGACCCGGGCTGCCCGGCCTGCAGCTGACGGCGGGCGCGACTGGCGGTGTCGGGGTGGTAGGTGGCGGAACTGGGGGCGGCGGCGACTCCGAAGGCGAAGTGACCGGCGCGCTGAGCGCCGCCTTCAGCGGTCCGAAGATAGCCTTCTATGTGGGTCTTAAGAGCCCCCACGAAGGCTACGAGGTGCTCAAGTTCGACGACGTGGTCACCAATCTCGGCAATCACTACGACCCCACTACCGGCAAGTTCAGCTGCCAGGTGCGCGGTATCTACTTCTTCACCTACCACATTCTCATGCGCGGCGGCGACGGCACCAGCATGTGGGCGGACCTCTGCAAGAACGGGCAG GTCCGGGCCAGTGCCATCGCTCAGGACGCCGACCAGAACTACGACTATGCCAGTAACAGCGTGGTGCTGCACCTCGATTCAGGGGACGAGGTGTACGTGAAGCTGGACGGTGGGAAGGCGCACGgaggcaacaacaacaaatacagCACATTCTCGGGCTTTCTTCTGTACCCGGATTAG